The Rhopalosiphum maidis isolate BTI-1 chromosome 1, ASM367621v3, whole genome shotgun sequence genome has a segment encoding these proteins:
- the LOC113550520 gene encoding sex peptide receptor-like isoform X3, translated as MERGNGTSGAAGGAAHISPYCGDLLVDMHDVYVHYHGYASLLVCAFGSVANVLNIAVLTRKEMVSPTNAILTGLAVADLLVMVEYVPFAYHMYLRPTNYPRADRFSYNWSLFVLLHSDFSQAFHTISIWLTVTLAVWRYVAVVHPQLNRIWCRMETTLSAIALGYVVCPIICIPSYLSFNLFSRVETLDVNGNRPTAVLQSALRRANNGTDVHSGHGTGGGAGGSGGAGGGGGGGVANGSHGGVGPLRNVTLYYVNVSDLATSTYLADINFWVYSVVIKIIPCVALTVLSLRLICALLEAKRRRAKLTGSGRKSADKERQTDRTTRMLLAVLMLFLITEFPQGILGLLTLLLGKRFFQDCYQNMGEVMDMLALVNSAINFILYCVMSRQFRNTFSLLFLPSWISKPLMQQCRPDKRVLT; from the exons ATGGAACGCGGTAACGGGACTTCCGGAGCTGCCGGCGGTGCAGCGCACATATCGCCGTACTGCGGTGATCTGCTGGTCGACATGCACGATGTGTACGTCCACTACCACGGTTACGCCAGCCTTCTGGTGTGCGCATTCGGTTCGGTTGCGAACGTGCTCAACATCGCCGTGCTGACGCGCAAGGAAATGGTCTCGCCCACCAACGCCATACTCACCGGGCTGGCCGTGGCCGACCTGCTGGTTATGGTCGAGTACGTGCCGTTCGCTTACCACATGTACCTCCGACCGACCAACTATCCGCGCGCCGACCGCTTCTCCTACAACTGGTCACTATTCGTCTTGCTCCACTCTGACTTTTCGCAGGCTTTTCACACCATATCCATATGGCTGACGGTCACCCTGGCCGTGTGGAG GTACGTGGCCGTGGTACACCCGCAGCTCAACCGGATATGGTGCCGGATGGAGACCACTCTGTCAGCGATCGCGTTGGGCTACGTAGTGTGCCCGATCATCTGCATACCCAGTTACCTGTCGTTCAACCTATTCTCGCGGGTGGAGACGCTGGACGTGAACGGCAACCGTCCGACGGCAGTGCTACAGTCGGCGCTGCGGCGGGCCAATAACGGCACCGATGTCCACAGCGGCCACGGCACCGGTGGAGGCGCCGGTGGAAGCGGTGGAGCCGGTGGTGGAGGCGGTGGCGGAGTGGCAAATGGCAGCCACGGCGGTGTCGGGCCGCTGCGCAACGTCACACTGTACTACGTCAACGTCAGCGACCTGGCCACGTCCACGTACTTGGCCGATATCAATTTTTGGGTGTACAGCGTCGTCATCAAGATCATACCGTGCGTGGCGCTCACGGTTCTCAGTCTGCGGCTGATATGCGCGCTGTTGGAGGCCAAACGCCGCCGGGCCAAGCTGACGGGCAGCGGCCGCAAGTCGGCCGACAAAGAGCGGCAGACGGACAGGACCACCCGGATGCTGTTGGCCGTGCTCATGTTGTTCCTGATCACCGAGTTCCCACAGGGCATACTCGGCCTGCTCACGCTGTTGCTCGGCAAGCGGTTCTTCCAGGACTGCTATCAGAACATGGGCGAGGTAATGGACATGCTGGCGCTGGTCAATTCGGCCATCAACTTCATACTGTACTGCGTGATGAGCCGGCAGTTCCGCAACACGTTCAGCCTGCTCTTCCTGCCGTCCTGGATCTCCAAG ccGTTAATGCAGCAGTGTAGACCGGACAAAAGAGTGCTGACCTGA
- the LOC113550520 gene encoding sex peptide receptor-like isoform X1 produces the protein MERGNGTSGAAGGAAHISPYCGDLLVDMHDVYVHYHGYASLLVCAFGSVANVLNIAVLTRKEMVSPTNAILTGLAVADLLVMVEYVPFAYHMYLRPTNYPRADRFSYNWSLFVLLHSDFSQAFHTISIWLTVTLAVWRYVAVVHPQLNRIWCRMETTLSAIALGYVVCPIICIPSYLSFNLFSRVETLDVNGNRPTAVLQSALRRANNGTDVHSGHGTGGGAGGSGGAGGGGGGGVANGSHGGVGPLRNVTLYYVNVSDLATSTYLADINFWVYSVVIKIIPCVALTVLSLRLICALLEAKRRRAKLTGSGRKSADKERQTDRTTRMLLAVLMLFLITEFPQGILGLLTLLLGKRFFQDCYQNMGEVMDMLALVNSAINFILYCVMSRQFRNTFSLLFLPSWISKVESQALSHGNPTTTQVTQV, from the exons ATGGAACGCGGTAACGGGACTTCCGGAGCTGCCGGCGGTGCAGCGCACATATCGCCGTACTGCGGTGATCTGCTGGTCGACATGCACGATGTGTACGTCCACTACCACGGTTACGCCAGCCTTCTGGTGTGCGCATTCGGTTCGGTTGCGAACGTGCTCAACATCGCCGTGCTGACGCGCAAGGAAATGGTCTCGCCCACCAACGCCATACTCACCGGGCTGGCCGTGGCCGACCTGCTGGTTATGGTCGAGTACGTGCCGTTCGCTTACCACATGTACCTCCGACCGACCAACTATCCGCGCGCCGACCGCTTCTCCTACAACTGGTCACTATTCGTCTTGCTCCACTCTGACTTTTCGCAGGCTTTTCACACCATATCCATATGGCTGACGGTCACCCTGGCCGTGTGGAG GTACGTGGCCGTGGTACACCCGCAGCTCAACCGGATATGGTGCCGGATGGAGACCACTCTGTCAGCGATCGCGTTGGGCTACGTAGTGTGCCCGATCATCTGCATACCCAGTTACCTGTCGTTCAACCTATTCTCGCGGGTGGAGACGCTGGACGTGAACGGCAACCGTCCGACGGCAGTGCTACAGTCGGCGCTGCGGCGGGCCAATAACGGCACCGATGTCCACAGCGGCCACGGCACCGGTGGAGGCGCCGGTGGAAGCGGTGGAGCCGGTGGTGGAGGCGGTGGCGGAGTGGCAAATGGCAGCCACGGCGGTGTCGGGCCGCTGCGCAACGTCACACTGTACTACGTCAACGTCAGCGACCTGGCCACGTCCACGTACTTGGCCGATATCAATTTTTGGGTGTACAGCGTCGTCATCAAGATCATACCGTGCGTGGCGCTCACGGTTCTCAGTCTGCGGCTGATATGCGCGCTGTTGGAGGCCAAACGCCGCCGGGCCAAGCTGACGGGCAGCGGCCGCAAGTCGGCCGACAAAGAGCGGCAGACGGACAGGACCACCCGGATGCTGTTGGCCGTGCTCATGTTGTTCCTGATCACCGAGTTCCCACAGGGCATACTCGGCCTGCTCACGCTGTTGCTCGGCAAGCGGTTCTTCCAGGACTGCTATCAGAACATGGGCGAGGTAATGGACATGCTGGCGCTGGTCAATTCGGCCATCAACTTCATACTGTACTGCGTGATGAGCCGGCAGTTCCGCAACACGTTCAGCCTGCTCTTCCTGCCGTCCTGGATCTCCAAGGTTGAGTCACAAGCTCTGTCGCACGGTAACCCGACCACTACGCAAGTCACGCAAGTCTAA
- the LOC113550520 gene encoding sex peptide receptor-like isoform X2 has protein sequence MERGNGTSGAAGGAAHISPYCGDLLVDMHDVYVHYHGYASLLVCAFGSVANVLNIAVLTRKEMVSPTNAILTGLAVADLLVMVEYVPFAYHMYLRPTNYPRADRFSYNWSLFVLLHSDFSQAFHTISIWLTVTLAVWRYVAVVHPQLNRIWCRMETTLSAIALGYVVCPIICIPSYLSFNLFSRVETLDVNGNRPTAVLQSALRRANNGTDVHSGHGTGGGAGGSGGAGGGGGGGVANGSHGGVGPLRNVTLYYVNVSDLATSTYLADINFWVYSVVIKIIPCVALTVLSLRLICALLEAKRRRAKLTGSGRKSADKERQTDRTTRMLLAVLMLFLITEFPQGILGLLTLLLGKRFFQDCYQNMGEVMDMLALVNSAINFILYCVMSRQFRNTFSLLFLPSWISKVESQALSHAVNAAV, from the exons ATGGAACGCGGTAACGGGACTTCCGGAGCTGCCGGCGGTGCAGCGCACATATCGCCGTACTGCGGTGATCTGCTGGTCGACATGCACGATGTGTACGTCCACTACCACGGTTACGCCAGCCTTCTGGTGTGCGCATTCGGTTCGGTTGCGAACGTGCTCAACATCGCCGTGCTGACGCGCAAGGAAATGGTCTCGCCCACCAACGCCATACTCACCGGGCTGGCCGTGGCCGACCTGCTGGTTATGGTCGAGTACGTGCCGTTCGCTTACCACATGTACCTCCGACCGACCAACTATCCGCGCGCCGACCGCTTCTCCTACAACTGGTCACTATTCGTCTTGCTCCACTCTGACTTTTCGCAGGCTTTTCACACCATATCCATATGGCTGACGGTCACCCTGGCCGTGTGGAG GTACGTGGCCGTGGTACACCCGCAGCTCAACCGGATATGGTGCCGGATGGAGACCACTCTGTCAGCGATCGCGTTGGGCTACGTAGTGTGCCCGATCATCTGCATACCCAGTTACCTGTCGTTCAACCTATTCTCGCGGGTGGAGACGCTGGACGTGAACGGCAACCGTCCGACGGCAGTGCTACAGTCGGCGCTGCGGCGGGCCAATAACGGCACCGATGTCCACAGCGGCCACGGCACCGGTGGAGGCGCCGGTGGAAGCGGTGGAGCCGGTGGTGGAGGCGGTGGCGGAGTGGCAAATGGCAGCCACGGCGGTGTCGGGCCGCTGCGCAACGTCACACTGTACTACGTCAACGTCAGCGACCTGGCCACGTCCACGTACTTGGCCGATATCAATTTTTGGGTGTACAGCGTCGTCATCAAGATCATACCGTGCGTGGCGCTCACGGTTCTCAGTCTGCGGCTGATATGCGCGCTGTTGGAGGCCAAACGCCGCCGGGCCAAGCTGACGGGCAGCGGCCGCAAGTCGGCCGACAAAGAGCGGCAGACGGACAGGACCACCCGGATGCTGTTGGCCGTGCTCATGTTGTTCCTGATCACCGAGTTCCCACAGGGCATACTCGGCCTGCTCACGCTGTTGCTCGGCAAGCGGTTCTTCCAGGACTGCTATCAGAACATGGGCGAGGTAATGGACATGCTGGCGCTGGTCAATTCGGCCATCAACTTCATACTGTACTGCGTGATGAGCCGGCAGTTCCGCAACACGTTCAGCCTGCTCTTCCTGCCGTCCTGGATCTCCAAGGTTGAGTCACAAGCTCTGTCGCACG ccGTTAATGCAGCAGTGTAG